One Capra hircus breed San Clemente chromosome 3, ASM170441v1, whole genome shotgun sequence genomic window, AGGGACTCCTCCATGCCCGCAACAGTGCCTAGCATGCAGTCGCAGTTCAATATTGTTAGTGACTGGATCAGATCAACAAAAATTTAAGGTCTGACACTATTAagcactgaaaaagaaatgagggaTGAGAACCCTCTTACTCTGCTAATATGGGTAcaaatttgtataatttctttgaaAACAATTCGGCAACatctaataaatttgaaaatgcaCCCCATAATTCTATTTGTAGTTATATTGGCCCTATAGGAATTCCAGGAGACATCTAAAGGGTTTTTACTACAGCACTGTttgtaacagcaaaaaaaaaccctataaatCATTTAAACATTCATCACTGGAAGACAGGGCAAATATACTAAGTGGATTCACAAAGTAGATTACTATAAACAGTGATGAGGAATAAACTAGATTCTTATATTAACATGAATAATTCTAAAAAATGTAATACAAAATAGAACATATGCAGTTAGTTTAATATAAgatcttaaaacaaaaaattttatattgttcAAGGATATCTACTAATATACTTGAgtgtaaaagtatttaaaaaatcatggttGTCCATAAAGAGGGGAAAAATGGCATAAGACAGGAAATGGAGAGAGGGGATTTCAAATTTAcaggtaatttttatttatcttaaaaaagaCTACATGCAAATATGACAAAACGTTAAACACTGCCAATCTGGGGTGCTGAGTACCCAGGTGTTTGTTATAATattctgtttttctgtattttgaaatttcaaaaaaaaagaaaagaaaagagaaagagggaaaagacTCTTTTCCTGATATTAAATACTAAAGCTTTTTCCTGATATTAAATACTAAAGTAAAATATTCATGTAAACAGTCAAATAAACTTTTAAGGGCAGGCTGAACAAAGGAACACAGTGGTGGGTGCAGAGCTTGGGCCTCTACTTCTGAATTAGGAGCAGCTACTCTCCAGGCCAAATCCAGGACATCTGCGCTAGGGTGTCTGACACTTGTTCTTGGACTCCCTTACAGGACCCTCCCTCACAgagcccttctccttctcctttcttccttccctcaggACCCTACCACAAAAGCTCTGCACCGGGGTCATCAGGAGACCACCTGGGactggttggggtggggggtggggttccTGACACTTGGCATGTGACTCTGGCCTGCCACCTCACCTTCTGGTCCTCAGTGATCTCCTCTGGACACCTAGGAGAACCCTGTTTTTGGCTGGAGGCAGGCGGGGCTCTCCTATATCATTCTCCACTCTCCCCTATTCCAGCAGCACCTCCAGCAAACTGCAGGTACAAGGGCCCTCCTCGCTCTCACCtctgctctctgtctctgcttCAGCTCCTGCTGGGCTGATTTCTGCTTGGCCTTCTCGATTCTGCTGACAGGCTCTTTAACTTTGGGCTTTTCTTTACGTGCAGGTGGATCCATGACTTGATTTCCGTATACTTCTTAGTCAGCTCTAACCTGGATGGTACACAGGAAGGCTGATCTAAAAACAAAGAACGAACGAACGAACGAACGAACTTCCAGAAACTTAGGCCCTACCTCAGCTCCTTCCTTTGGCAGGTGAGGCAGAGGGGCCCGGAGAAAAGGGCGCTGCATTGGCGGAATAAGACCTGAGTCCTACTGCCACCACCTCACTGAGGGTCTCTAGGCGAATCTCATCCCCACTCCGAGCCTTAGTTTTCCCCATCTGCACAAGAGAACAACGGTCCATTCCCTGGCCCCTCCCACCAGCTGCGGTATGAGCACCAAACGCGAAGAGCCCAGTGAACGGTTTCCTACACTGTCGCGGGCTGCATCCAGCGTGGCACTGCAGGACACCGCGGCCGAGGGACCGGCCAGCCGAAGTCTCGAAGCGGCGCGGCGGGGAGCCCGAGCATCACGCGGCCGCCAACCTCGGGACCCCACCTCTGTCCTCCCAGACGGTAACAGccaccgccccgccccgcccggggcCCAAGCCCGGCCCCAGGGGAGCTCTCCTCCCGCCGCCACCGCCCTCTCCCGGTACAAAATGGCGGCGGGAGGCGGGCGGCGCTCGGGACTCGGCGCCTTTCCTCCCCGGCCTCAGGACTCCGGCCCCGCCGCGGCGCAGACAAGGCCCCACGCGTGGACCCTCACCTTCCCCTACCTCCTGGCCTAGCTTAGACCGCCGCGCCTCgggtggggcggggcctgggggcggggcaACGAACCGAAGGGCGGGCCGGCGGCCCTAGGCCCCGCCCACAGGCCAGCTTGCGCGGGCGCAGAAAGCTCAGGAGTTGGAGTtggagctggggctggggcgggTGGGTACGTGTAGCTGAAACTTTTCCTGGGGGATTTTTCCTGGGACAGCTACTAGGCTTTGAAGGGAGAGATCTGAAACCTGGGGCTGGAATTGTAACTCGCTGAGGGATGGTGATTGCTGTCTTCTGGATTCGGAAACTTGTTAGGAAGATCAAGTGAGACCACGTTTACTAGGATGCTTTGAAGAAAGGAAATCCTGACAGCAGTCTAAGTAGCCAATATAAACGAGAAACGCTCAAGTTCACTGACAATCGATAATTttagttacttttttaaaaattacatttttataactATATACAGTAATTTTGGGTTTcgatggtggctcagcagtaaagaatcggcctgcaatgcgggagttgcaggttccatctctgggtcagggagatcccctggagaaggaaatggcaatccactccagtattcttgcctgggaaatctcaggcATGTCCACTCCTGTTGTTCCTTCAAGGACTAGGCAAGAATCGAAACAAAAGGGGGATTCTAAGCAGCAGTGAAAGTATAGCCTGATGGACACTCATACACTTTCAATCAAAATGTAAATTATCACAACCTTTTGAGAAGCCAGTTTATCACTGCACAGCAAAAGCCTTGATAATGAGCATAACCCCTCAAAAGGACAAATAATGCTCGATTCTGTTTTTGTGAGatatctaaagtagtcaaattcttaaaaaagtagaatggtgattgccacAGACTggggtggggaaaagggaagCTGTTCGACGggtatagaatttcagttttgcaagatgaaaaagtactAGAGATCAGCTGCACAACAGAGTGTAAATAGCTAATACCACAGCACTGCACacttaaaaaatagttaaatGATAAACCCACCTAAGGAGGTAAAGACCTGCCCTTGGAAAATTatagaacactgatgaaagaaattgaagacacaaacaaatggaaagatgaaccatgttcatggactggaaggatTACTGTTATGAAAATGACCATACTGTCAAAGGCAATCTAGATCCAGTGCAACCCCTATCACAACACCAAgagcattttccacagaactagaacaagtaattttaaaatttgcatggaTACAAAAAAGAGCCTGAATAGTGAAAACAATATTGAGAAAGGAGAACAGACCTGGAGGAATCATGCTCTCTGACTttagactacactacaaagctgcagtaatcaaaatagtatggtataggcacacaagtacacacatggatcaatggaacagtatacagagcccagaaataaacccatgcacttatggtcaattaatctatgacaaaggaggtaagaatatacaatggaggaaggACAGTGTCTTCAAAAATTTATGCTGGGaatactggacagctacatgtaaaacaatgaaattagaatgcTCCCTAAcgctatatataaaaataaactggatTAAATGCCTAAATATAAGACCCAAATccttaaaactcctagaagaaaacatgagcaTAACAAgtttgacataaattgtaacaACTTTTTTGATCTATCTCctacagcaaaggaaataaaagtaacaCACAAGtggaaagttattaaaatattttgcatagcaaaggaaaccatcaacaaaatcaaaagacatagaaaatatttgcaaatgacatgttcaataaagggttaatataaaaatatataaacagttcatgtactcaatatcaaaaaaccaaacaatccagttgaaaaatgggcagaaaacctgaatagacatttttccaaagaagatacacagatgaccaacaggcgcatgaaaagatgctcaacatcgttaatcattagttcagttcaattcagttgctcagtcatttccgactctttgagactccacggactgtagcactccaggcttccctgtccatgaccaactcccagagtttgctcaaactcatgtccgttgagtaggtgatgtcatccaaccatctcatcctctgttgtcctcttctcctcctgccttcaatctttcccagcatcagggtcttttcaaatgagtcagttctttgcatcagatggccaaagtattgaggttcagcttcagcatcagtccttccaatgaatattcaggactgattttctttaggatggactggttggatctccttgcagtccaagggactctcaacagtcttcaacaccacagttcaaaagcatcaatccttcagcgctcagctttctttatagtccaactctcccatccatacatgactactggaaaaaccatagctttgactagacggacctttgttggcaaagtaatgtctctgctttttactttgctgcctaggtgggtcatagcttttcttccaaggagtacgtgtcttttaattttatggctgcagtcaccatctgcagtgattttggagccccccaaaataaagtctgtcactgtttctattgtttccccacctatttgccatgaagtaatgggaccagatgccatgatcttagttttctgaat contains:
- the SVBP gene encoding small vasohibin-binding protein; the protein is MDPPARKEKPKVKEPVSRIEKAKQKSAQQELKQRQRAEIYALNRVMTELEQQQFDEFCKQMQPPGE